A stretch of the Bacillus alveayuensis genome encodes the following:
- a CDS encoding tetrapyrrole methylase family protein/MazG family protein (product_source=KO:K02499; cath_funfam=1.10.3420.10; cog=COG3956; ko=KO:K02499; pfam=PF00590,PF03819; superfamily=101386,53790; tigrfam=TIGR00444), giving the protein MGKITVVGLGAGDLEQLPYGIYQVLKSGLPLFFRTKDHPVIHDLKGEINHYETFDEIYEVNDRFDDVYNEIVNKLIAEAEKEGHIIYGVPGHPLVAEKTMQMLIEKQKKGEIDVEIKGGQSFLDAMFTSLQIDPIEGFQLIDAHNLQRDHVQYRHHVIICQVYDQMIASEVKLTLMEDLPYDYEVFVVTAAGSHKEKVQQIPLYKLDRFVQLDNLTSVYVPPVKDERLLYHQFSVLRSVISELRGPNGCPWDKKQTHESLKKFLIEECYELLEAIEEQDIDHMVEELGDVLLQIMLHAQIGEDEAVFSIDDVIRGLTEKMIRRHPHVFGDVNVANADEVVENWEQIKKKEKKEQQKSILDSVSKALPSLSKAYHYQRKAAKIGFDWDHVNEAWKKVQEELKEFEQEIKREDKKTLNQKKEFGDLLFALVNIARFYDIEPEEALTMTNHKFYQRFRYIEEMAKYNKRKLEEMTLKEMDSYWEEAKKLEEGEQ; this is encoded by the coding sequence ATGGGAAAGATTACGGTTGTAGGATTAGGTGCAGGTGATTTAGAGCAGCTGCCGTATGGCATTTATCAAGTTTTAAAATCTGGATTGCCGCTATTTTTCCGAACAAAGGATCACCCAGTAATTCATGATCTTAAGGGCGAGATCAATCATTATGAAACATTTGATGAGATTTATGAAGTGAATGATCGTTTTGATGATGTATATAATGAAATTGTCAATAAGCTAATAGCAGAAGCAGAAAAAGAGGGCCATATTATTTATGGAGTTCCAGGGCATCCATTGGTGGCAGAAAAAACGATGCAAATGCTAATAGAAAAACAGAAAAAGGGTGAGATTGATGTCGAAATAAAAGGTGGACAATCCTTTTTAGATGCGATGTTTACCTCATTACAAATTGACCCCATTGAAGGGTTTCAACTGATTGATGCACACAATTTACAACGGGATCATGTACAATATCGTCATCATGTAATCATTTGTCAAGTATATGACCAAATGATTGCTTCAGAGGTCAAACTTACGTTAATGGAGGATCTTCCTTATGACTACGAAGTGTTTGTTGTAACAGCTGCAGGAAGTCATAAAGAAAAAGTTCAACAAATCCCTTTATATAAATTGGATCGTTTTGTACAATTAGATAATTTAACAAGTGTTTATGTACCGCCTGTCAAAGATGAACGACTTTTGTACCATCAGTTTTCTGTACTTCGTTCTGTCATTAGTGAATTAAGGGGACCAAATGGCTGCCCTTGGGATAAGAAACAGACACATGAATCTTTAAAAAAATTTTTAATCGAAGAATGTTACGAGCTATTAGAAGCGATTGAAGAACAGGATATTGATCATATGGTTGAAGAACTTGGGGATGTCCTTTTGCAAATTATGCTTCATGCGCAAATTGGGGAAGATGAAGCTGTTTTTAGCATTGATGATGTGATTCGTGGACTAACGGAGAAAATGATACGTCGACACCCTCATGTTTTCGGAGATGTCAATGTGGCAAATGCGGATGAGGTCGTGGAAAATTGGGAGCAAATAAAGAAAAAAGAAAAGAAAGAACAGCAGAAATCCATTCTTGATTCTGTTTCAAAGGCACTCCCAAGCCTTTCAAAAGCTTATCATTATCAACGGAAGGCGGCAAAAATAGGGTTTGATTGGGATCATGTAAACGAAGCTTGGAAAAAAGTTCAAGAAGAACTAAAAGAATTCGAGCAGGAGATTAAAAGGGAAGACAAAAAGACGTTAAATCAAAAAAAGGAATTTGGTGATCTCCTATTTGCTCTTGTAAACATCGCACGCTTTTATGACATTGAACCGGAAGAGGCATTAACAATGACGAATCATAAATTTTATCAACGTTTCCGCTATATTGAAGAAATGGCTAAATATAACAAAAGAAAGCTTGAAGAAATGACATTAAAGGAAATGGATAGCTATTGGGAAGAAGCCAAGAAATTAGAGGAGGGAGAACAATGA
- a CDS encoding PST family polysaccharide transporter (product_source=KO:K03328; cog=COG2244; ko=KO:K03328; pfam=PF01943,PF14667; superfamily=81333; transmembrane_helix_parts=Inside_1_12,TMhelix_13_32,Outside_33_46,TMhelix_47_69,Inside_70_89,TMhelix_90_112,Outside_113_126,TMhelix_127_149,Inside_150_161,TMhelix_162_181,Outside_182_190,TMhelix_191_213,Inside_214_233,TMhelix_234_256,Outside_257_290,TMhelix_291_313,Inside_314_324,TMhelix_325_347,Outside_348_361,TMhelix_362_384,Inside_385_390,TMhelix_391_411,Outside_412_415,TMhelix_416_438,Inside_439_449,TMhelix_450_472,Outside_473_481,TMhelix_482_504,Inside_505_536) has product MNVQQKKTNVLMLQGAFILTIAALITKILSAVYRVPFQNIVGDVGFYIYQQVYPFYGVAIILATSGFPVMISKIISEHSHNNDQEHEYKVLSISFFFLIGTAFLFFILLFFGSTALAQYMGDQHLSVLLKVISLSFLTLPFVSLLRGYFQSKHDMRPFALSQVVEQFIRVVSILIVSYLFTQNGYNLYLTGAGAIFGSLLGNMTALFVLLIFWKKNSLKNPFRSIPFTFHEAGVILKRLLVYSATICFSSLLLIWIQMVDSFSLYSLLTESGMREVRAKEIKGIYDRGQPLLQLGTIVATSIALSIVPAIAQAKEKIQFVQEKVALAYKICFALGVPATLGIVAIIGPLNMVLFTDLKGTDVLSIYCLSILLSSIAITTAAILQGVDDAELPVISIIAGILMKWGLNHTLIPLLGTMGAAISTVFAYGVVALLNISFIQRSHYRFREYKSMMIIFTAAFFMFGCVKAFMFIFDIFVQVTNRWTSMIEVLLSVIIGVFVYVNIIIKSKAFQNKELLALPFYQKVLRKEGQLWERLRL; this is encoded by the coding sequence ATGAACGTCCAACAGAAAAAAACAAATGTATTAATGCTGCAAGGAGCTTTTATTCTTACAATAGCTGCATTGATCACGAAAATTTTAAGTGCGGTTTATCGAGTTCCTTTTCAAAATATTGTTGGAGACGTTGGATTTTATATATATCAACAGGTCTATCCTTTTTATGGAGTTGCCATTATTTTAGCAACCTCTGGCTTTCCTGTTATGATTTCAAAAATTATTTCAGAGCATTCTCATAACAATGACCAAGAACATGAATATAAAGTTCTTAGTATTTCCTTTTTCTTTTTGATCGGTACGGCTTTTCTCTTTTTCATCCTTTTATTTTTTGGTTCTACAGCTTTAGCACAATATATGGGAGATCAGCATTTATCCGTTTTATTAAAGGTCATTTCCCTATCATTTTTAACCCTTCCGTTTGTGTCATTATTAAGAGGATATTTTCAAAGTAAACATGACATGAGGCCTTTTGCATTATCACAAGTTGTGGAACAATTCATCCGAGTTGTCTCTATTTTAATCGTTTCTTATTTATTTACTCAAAATGGGTATAACCTATACTTAACAGGAGCGGGTGCTATTTTCGGATCATTACTTGGAAATATGACCGCACTTTTTGTTTTGCTTATCTTTTGGAAAAAAAATTCTCTAAAAAACCCATTTCGATCAATACCGTTCACTTTTCATGAAGCAGGCGTTATTTTAAAACGGCTATTAGTTTATAGTGCCACAATTTGCTTTTCAAGTTTGTTGTTAATATGGATACAAATGGTTGATTCCTTTAGTTTGTACAGTCTTTTAACGGAAAGTGGAATGAGGGAAGTAAGAGCAAAAGAAATAAAAGGAATTTACGACAGGGGACAGCCGCTTTTACAATTAGGAACCATTGTGGCGACTTCCATCGCATTATCTATTGTACCCGCCATCGCACAAGCAAAAGAAAAAATTCAATTTGTTCAGGAAAAAGTAGCTTTAGCGTATAAAATTTGCTTCGCATTAGGGGTGCCAGCTACTCTAGGTATTGTAGCAATCATTGGGCCGTTAAACATGGTGTTATTTACTGATTTGAAGGGTACGGATGTATTGTCAATATATTGTCTTTCTATTTTACTAAGTTCCATTGCCATTACGACAGCCGCTATTTTACAAGGGGTGGATGATGCGGAGCTTCCCGTTATTTCGATCATAGCAGGTATTTTGATGAAATGGGGATTAAACCATACTCTTATCCCATTATTAGGGACGATGGGTGCTGCGATTTCAACTGTTTTTGCTTATGGGGTAGTTGCTTTATTAAATATATCCTTTATTCAAAGAAGTCATTACCGATTTAGAGAGTATAAATCCATGATGATTATCTTTACAGCCGCCTTTTTCATGTTTGGGTGTGTAAAAGCATTTATGTTTATTTTCGACATTTTTGTACAAGTGACCAATCGATGGACTTCTATGATTGAAGTTTTGTTATCTGTTATCATTGGGGTTTTCGTTTACGTTAACATTATCATTAAATCAAAAGCCTTTCAAAATAAAGAACTGTTGGCACTTCCTTTTTATCAAAAAGTTTTAAGAAAAGAGGGACAGCTATGGGAAAGATTACGGTTGTAG
- a CDS encoding AbrB family transcriptional regulator (stage V sporulation protein T) (product_source=KO:K04769; cath_funfam=2.10.260.10; cog=COG2002; ko=KO:K04769; pfam=PF04014,PF15714; smart=SM00966; superfamily=55785,89447; tigrfam=TIGR02851), translating to MKATGIVRRIDDLGRVVIPKEIRRTLRIREGDPLEIFVDRDGEVILKKYSPISELSDFAREYADALFDSLGHPVLICDRDAFIAVSGISKKEYLNKNISGMVERVMEDRNSILQTESSEVEFVEGVSEAARSYTIGPIIANGDPIGAVVIFSKDDPIGEVEHKAVETAAGFLARQMEH from the coding sequence ATGAAAGCAACTGGTATCGTTCGTCGTATTGACGATTTGGGCCGTGTCGTAATTCCAAAAGAAATTCGCAGAACACTTCGAATACGTGAAGGGGATCCTTTGGAAATATTTGTTGATCGAGATGGAGAAGTTATTTTAAAAAAGTATTCACCTATTAGTGAACTTAGTGATTTTGCTAGGGAATATGCAGATGCCCTTTTTGACAGCCTCGGTCATCCAGTTCTTATTTGCGATCGGGATGCTTTCATTGCTGTTTCTGGAATATCGAAGAAAGAGTATTTAAATAAAAACATTAGTGGAATGGTTGAAAGAGTAATGGAAGATCGAAATTCAATCTTGCAGACAGAGTCATCTGAAGTTGAGTTTGTTGAAGGGGTTTCGGAAGCTGCTCGTTCTTATACAATTGGTCCTATTATTGCCAATGGCGATCCAATTGGTGCTGTTGTGATCTTTTCAAAAGATGATCCAATTGGTGAAGTTGAGCATAAAGCTGTTGAAACAGCAGCTGGTTTTCTCGCTCGGCAAATGGAACATTAA
- a CDS encoding transcription-repair coupling factor (superfamily II helicase) (product_source=KO:K03723; cath_funfam=3.40.50.300; cog=COG1197; ko=KO:K03723; pfam=PF00270,PF00271,PF02559,PF03461; smart=SM00487,SM00982,SM01058; superfamily=141259,143517,52540; tigrfam=TIGR00580), translated as MQSIRQFFYAQDDFKTIMTGIEEGLKEQLVAGLSGSARSVFISSLYKDSKKPVLVVTHNLFQAQKIYEDLSNLLDENVYLYPVNELIASEIATASPELKAQRIEVLNQLSKGEPSVVVAPVAALRRLLPSKELWKKYQLHLKIGEDFHLDDHLPTLLSMGYARVSMVSAPGEFSIRGGIIDIYPLTEENPIRIELFDTEVDSIRTFDLESQRSINMLQGVTIGPAEERILTHEHINNGIEHLEKALANSLSKFKKDQQKELLLENVKLDIEKLKTNQVEQEFVKYLSFFYEKPASLLDYFPTNTILVLDEVSRVQEMVAHLDNEEGEWFTSLLEEGKIVHDVKVSHSFEKLMNYTAFPIIYLSLFLRHVPRTNPQNLINISCKQMQSFHGQMHVLKGEVERWKKADYTVVFLGANKDRVQKLENVLEDYGVEALTVNRNDILSKGKLYIIEGDLETGFELPMQKLAVITEEELFKKRVKRRQQKQKLSNAERIKSYSELEVGDYVVHVNHGIGKYLGIETLEINGIHKDYLHIRYQGDDKLYVPVEQIDLVQKYVGSEGKEPKIYKLGGNDWKRVKKKVESSIQDIADDLIKLYAEREATKGYAFSPDDEVIREFEATFPYQETEDQLRSIQEIKRDMERDRPMDRLLCGDVGYGKTEVAIRAAFKAIMDQKQVAFLVPTTILAQQHYETIRERFQDYPINIGLLSRFRTRKEQNETIKGLKNGTVDIVIGTHRLLSKDVQFKDLGLLIIDEEQRFGVTHKEKIKQMKANIDVLTLTATPIPRTLHMSMLGVRDLSVIETPPENRFPVQTYVVEYNGSLVREAIERELARGGQVYFVYNRVEDIDRKAEEISMLVPDARVTYAHGKMTENELESVMLNFLDGQYDVLVSTTIIETGVDIPNVNTLIVYDADKMGLSQLYQLRGRVGRSNRVAYAYFTYRKDKILSEVAEKRLQAIKEFTELGSGFKIAMRDLSIRGAGNLLGPQQHGFIDSVGFDLYSQMLKEAIEARKSELPKEKPFEVEIDLEIDAYLPQSYISDGRQKIDMYKRFRGVETLKDLTELQGEMIDRFGEYPQEVEFLIMATKIKVIAMKEKVELVKQTKDQITILISEEASNDIDGQKLFELSNRYGRLIGLGMDGKRLKLTLQIENLETKKWLTILTELLSGLSDVKKEEVSAS; from the coding sequence TTGCAAAGTATTCGACAATTTTTTTATGCACAAGATGATTTTAAAACGATTATGACAGGAATTGAAGAAGGATTAAAGGAACAATTAGTGGCTGGTTTGTCCGGTTCTGCACGGTCTGTTTTTATATCATCCTTGTATAAGGATTCAAAAAAGCCAGTTTTGGTGGTAACTCATAATCTTTTTCAAGCTCAAAAGATTTATGAGGATTTAAGTAATTTATTAGATGAGAATGTTTATTTGTATCCTGTCAATGAACTGATTGCATCGGAAATTGCCACTGCAAGTCCTGAGTTAAAAGCTCAACGTATTGAAGTTTTAAACCAATTAAGTAAAGGCGAACCGTCCGTTGTTGTTGCACCTGTTGCCGCATTAAGGAGGTTATTGCCATCTAAAGAACTTTGGAAAAAATACCAATTACATTTGAAAATTGGTGAAGATTTTCATTTAGATGATCATCTGCCTACTTTGCTATCAATGGGGTATGCGCGAGTCTCCATGGTTTCTGCTCCAGGAGAATTTAGTATTCGTGGAGGGATTATTGACATCTATCCTCTCACAGAAGAAAACCCGATTCGAATTGAGTTATTTGATACAGAAGTTGATTCTATCCGAACATTTGATCTAGAAAGCCAACGTTCTATCAATATGCTTCAGGGAGTGACGATTGGCCCTGCTGAAGAAAGGATCCTAACTCATGAACATATTAACAATGGCATCGAACATCTTGAAAAAGCATTAGCTAATAGTTTATCTAAATTCAAAAAGGATCAACAAAAAGAGTTGTTGTTAGAAAATGTAAAATTAGATATTGAAAAATTAAAAACAAATCAAGTTGAACAAGAATTTGTCAAATACCTCTCATTTTTTTATGAAAAACCTGCTAGTTTACTAGATTATTTTCCAACCAATACAATTCTTGTTTTGGATGAAGTAAGTCGTGTTCAGGAAATGGTAGCTCATTTAGATAATGAAGAAGGAGAATGGTTTACTTCCTTATTAGAAGAAGGGAAAATTGTTCATGATGTAAAAGTATCCCATTCCTTTGAAAAGTTAATGAATTATACAGCGTTTCCAATTATTTATTTATCGTTATTTTTACGTCACGTACCACGAACGAATCCACAAAATTTAATAAATATCTCATGTAAACAAATGCAAAGTTTTCATGGACAAATGCATGTCTTAAAAGGAGAAGTGGAACGCTGGAAGAAAGCAGATTATACTGTTGTCTTTTTAGGAGCCAATAAAGACCGTGTCCAAAAGCTTGAAAATGTTCTGGAAGATTATGGAGTTGAAGCGTTAACAGTCAACCGCAATGATATTTTGTCGAAAGGTAAACTTTATATTATTGAAGGTGATTTAGAGACAGGATTTGAATTGCCAATGCAAAAATTGGCAGTCATTACAGAAGAGGAATTGTTTAAAAAGCGTGTAAAACGAAGACAGCAAAAGCAAAAGTTATCAAATGCTGAGCGAATTAAAAGCTATTCAGAGTTAGAGGTTGGCGATTATGTAGTTCACGTCAATCACGGGATTGGCAAATATCTTGGAATTGAAACGTTAGAAATTAACGGAATCCATAAAGATTATTTGCATATCCGCTATCAAGGAGATGATAAGCTATACGTTCCTGTTGAACAAATCGACCTAGTGCAAAAATATGTAGGATCTGAAGGGAAAGAACCGAAAATTTACAAATTAGGCGGAAATGACTGGAAGCGTGTGAAAAAGAAGGTTGAATCATCTATTCAAGATATTGCGGATGATTTAATAAAACTTTATGCAGAGCGCGAAGCAACGAAAGGGTACGCTTTCAGTCCTGATGATGAAGTGATTCGTGAGTTTGAGGCTACTTTCCCTTATCAAGAAACTGAAGATCAGCTTAGATCCATTCAAGAAATTAAAAGGGATATGGAACGTGATCGGCCGATGGACCGTCTCCTTTGTGGTGATGTAGGATATGGAAAGACAGAGGTGGCGATTCGAGCTGCTTTTAAAGCAATTATGGATCAAAAACAAGTAGCGTTTTTAGTTCCTACAACTATTTTGGCGCAACAGCATTATGAAACCATCCGCGAAAGATTCCAAGATTACCCAATTAATATCGGCTTATTAAGCCGTTTCCGTACTAGAAAAGAGCAAAATGAAACAATAAAAGGGTTAAAAAACGGCACAGTCGACATTGTTATTGGAACTCATCGCTTATTATCAAAGGATGTTCAATTTAAAGATTTAGGACTATTAATCATTGATGAAGAACAGCGATTTGGAGTTACACATAAAGAAAAAATTAAACAAATGAAAGCAAACATTGATGTGTTGACATTAACTGCAACACCGATTCCAAGGACTTTACATATGTCAATGCTCGGGGTGCGCGATTTGTCCGTGATTGAAACACCTCCAGAAAATCGTTTTCCGGTTCAAACGTATGTTGTTGAATATAATGGATCACTTGTTAGAGAGGCGATTGAGCGTGAATTGGCACGTGGGGGACAAGTTTATTTCGTTTATAACCGAGTTGAGGATATCGATCGAAAAGCAGAAGAGATTTCGATGCTTGTACCAGATGCACGTGTTACGTATGCACATGGAAAAATGACAGAAAATGAACTAGAATCTGTTATGCTTAACTTCTTAGATGGTCAATATGATGTCTTAGTTAGCACAACCATCATTGAAACAGGTGTTGATATACCGAATGTCAACACATTAATTGTTTATGATGCGGATAAAATGGGACTGTCACAACTTTATCAGCTAAGAGGTCGTGTTGGTCGTTCAAACCGTGTAGCATATGCCTATTTTACTTATCGAAAAGATAAAATTTTATCTGAGGTTGCTGAAAAAAGATTGCAAGCTATTAAAGAATTTACTGAATTAGGCTCAGGATTCAAAATTGCGATGAGAGATTTATCCATTCGTGGTGCTGGAAACTTACTAGGGCCGCAGCAGCATGGATTTATCGATTCTGTCGGTTTTGATTTATACTCACAAATGCTTAAAGAAGCCATTGAAGCACGTAAAAGTGAATTGCCGAAAGAAAAACCATTTGAAGTGGAAATTGATCTAGAAATTGATGCCTATCTACCGCAAAGCTATATTTCAGATGGCCGGCAAAAAATTGACATGTATAAACGGTTTAGAGGGGTCGAAACATTAAAAGACTTAACAGAGCTTCAAGGAGAAATGATCGATCGTTTTGGAGAATATCCACAAGAAGTGGAATTTTTAATAATGGCTACAAAAATTAAAGTTATCGCGATGAAGGAAAAAGTTGAACTTGTTAAACAGACGAAGGATCAAATTACGATTTTAATTTCGGAAGAAGCGAGCAACGATATTGATGGGCAAAAGCTATTTGAATTAAGTAACCGTTACGGTCGATTGATAGGGCTAGGCATGGACGGAAAACGATTAAAGCTTACATTGCAAATCGAAAATTTGGAAACGAAAAAGTGGCTTACAATCTTAACCGAATTGTTAAGCGGTTTATCAGATGTAAAAAAAGAAGAAGTGTCTGCAAGTTAG
- a CDS encoding hypothetical protein (product_source=Hypo-rule applied; cath_funfam=2.20.20.30; pfam=PF10955; smart=SM00868; superfamily=57667), producing the protein MSIHYYCRHCGVKIGSIHDYSLKSHQLGFHHLTNDERKEMIEYDPNGDIHVKIICEDCQEALERNPEYHGLENFIQ; encoded by the coding sequence ATGTCGATACATTATTACTGCCGGCATTGCGGTGTAAAAATCGGTAGTATACACGATTATTCTTTAAAAAGTCATCAACTTGGATTTCATCATTTAACGAATGATGAACGGAAAGAGATGATTGAGTATGATCCCAATGGCGATATTCATGTTAAGATCATCTGCGAAGACTGTCAAGAAGCGTTAGAACGCAATCCAGAGTATCATGGGCTAGAAAATTTTATACAATAA
- a CDS encoding PTH1 family peptidyl-tRNA hydrolase (product_source=KO:K01056; cath_funfam=3.40.50.1470; cog=COG0193; ko=KO:K01056; pfam=PF01195; superfamily=53178; tigrfam=TIGR00447) produces MKVIVGLGNPGKQYDHTRHNVGFMVIDELAKRLNISLDRTKFKGVYGIFNHFAEKVILVKPLTYMNLSGECVRPLLDYYDIAVQDLVVIYDDLDLPVGKVRLRLKGSAGGHNGIKSLIQHLGTQDFKRIRIGIGRPNNGIKISDYVLSTFSLSEKEDINTAIIRSADACERWLQKPFLEVMNEFN; encoded by the coding sequence ATGAAAGTCATAGTCGGTTTAGGAAATCCAGGAAAACAATATGACCATACACGTCATAATGTTGGATTTATGGTCATTGATGAGTTGGCAAAACGACTGAATATATCATTAGATCGGACAAAGTTTAAAGGTGTGTACGGGATATTCAATCATTTTGCTGAAAAAGTCATATTAGTAAAGCCTTTAACATATATGAATCTATCGGGAGAATGTGTTCGCCCGTTATTAGATTATTATGATATAGCTGTACAAGATTTAGTTGTCATCTATGATGATTTAGATTTGCCGGTTGGGAAAGTACGTTTACGATTGAAAGGAAGTGCTGGGGGACATAACGGTATTAAATCATTAATACAACATTTAGGTACACAAGACTTTAAACGAATCCGCATCGGAATCGGTCGTCCCAATAACGGCATAAAGATTTCGGATTATGTATTAAGTACCTTCTCATTATCGGAGAAAGAAGATATTAACACCGCTATCATCCGTTCTGCTGATGCATGTGAAAGATGGCTTCAAAAACCATTTTTAGAAGTCATGAATGAATTTAACTAA
- a CDS encoding large subunit ribosomal protein L25 (product_source=KO:K02897; cath_funfam=2.170.120.20,2.40.240.10; cog=COG1825; ko=KO:K02897; pfam=PF01386,PF14693; superfamily=50715; tigrfam=TIGR00731), which translates to MSALLHGKERSSFTNSTRRKIREQDRIPAILYGKDLESKAISIDRVEFIKSLREQGRNAVFNMKLDDEEHAVMVNEIQRDPLKDDIIHVDFYAINMESKVEVEVNVQLTGQAQGIKDGGVLQQPLHQVKLRAKPAEIPTAIEVDISTLGVNEALHVKDIQTNGKYEILNEPEEVIVTILPPKQEEEINSGEKQEQGKPDAVEEREND; encoded by the coding sequence ATGTCAGCTTTATTACATGGGAAAGAAAGATCTTCTTTTACAAATTCAACTAGAAGAAAAATACGTGAACAAGACCGAATTCCAGCTATTCTATATGGAAAAGACTTAGAAAGTAAAGCAATCTCAATAGATCGTGTTGAATTTATAAAGTCGCTAAGAGAACAAGGAAGAAATGCTGTTTTTAATATGAAGTTAGATGATGAAGAACATGCTGTCATGGTAAATGAGATTCAAAGAGACCCGTTAAAGGATGATATTATCCACGTAGATTTTTATGCTATTAATATGGAATCAAAAGTGGAAGTAGAAGTAAATGTTCAATTAACAGGACAAGCTCAAGGAATTAAAGATGGTGGTGTTTTACAGCAGCCATTGCACCAAGTAAAGCTGCGGGCAAAACCTGCTGAGATTCCAACAGCTATTGAGGTGGATATTTCGACTCTAGGTGTTAATGAAGCTTTACATGTAAAAGATATTCAAACAAATGGAAAATATGAGATTTTAAATGAACCAGAAGAGGTTATTGTCACTATATTGCCTCCTAAACAAGAAGAAGAGATAAACTCAGGGGAAAAGCAAGAACAAGGGAAACCTGATGCTGTAGAGGAAAGAGAGAACGATTAA
- a CDS encoding ribose-phosphate pyrophosphokinase (product_source=KO:K00948; cath_funfam=3.40.50.2020; cog=COG0462; ko=KO:K00948; pfam=PF13793,PF14572; smart=SM01400; superfamily=53271; tigrfam=TIGR01251) translates to MLNRYADKNLKIFALNSNYDLSKEIADIVGVDLGKSSVTRFSDGEIQINIEESIRGCDVFVIQSTSAPVNEHLMELLIMVDALKRASAKRINIVIPYYGYARQDRKARAREPITAKLVANLLETSGATRVITLDLHAPQIQGFFDISIDHLMGVPILADYFLNKHFNDVVIVSPDHGGVTRARKLADRLKAPIAIIDKRRPRPNVAEVMNIVGNIEGKTAILIDDIIDTAGTITLAANALVENGAKEVYACCTHPVLSGPAIERIQNSKIKELIVTNSIALPEEKKIEKLKQLSVAPLIGEAIIRVHEEQSVSTLFD, encoded by the coding sequence ATGTTAAATCGTTACGCAGATAAAAATTTAAAAATCTTTGCATTAAATTCGAATTACGATCTTTCAAAAGAAATTGCTGATATTGTAGGTGTTGATTTAGGAAAAAGCTCTGTAACGCGCTTTAGCGATGGCGAAATTCAAATAAACATTGAAGAAAGTATTCGCGGCTGTGATGTTTTTGTCATTCAATCAACAAGCGCCCCTGTTAATGAACATTTAATGGAATTATTAATAATGGTTGATGCCTTAAAACGTGCTTCAGCTAAACGGATTAATATTGTTATTCCTTACTATGGCTATGCTCGACAGGACCGTAAAGCACGTGCGCGTGAGCCGATTACAGCAAAACTTGTTGCGAACTTGCTAGAAACTTCAGGAGCAACGCGTGTCATTACATTAGATTTGCATGCTCCACAAATTCAAGGTTTTTTTGATATTTCAATCGATCATTTAATGGGTGTACCGATATTAGCGGACTACTTTTTAAATAAACATTTTAATGATGTAGTCATTGTTTCTCCTGACCACGGTGGGGTAACAAGAGCACGTAAATTGGCAGATCGTTTAAAAGCACCGATTGCTATTATTGATAAACGAAGACCTCGGCCAAATGTTGCAGAGGTTATGAACATCGTGGGAAATATTGAAGGAAAAACAGCAATCTTAATTGACGATATTATTGATACGGCTGGAACGATCACTCTTGCTGCAAATGCATTAGTTGAAAATGGGGCAAAAGAAGTATATGCATGCTGTACTCATCCAGTTTTATCAGGTCCAGCCATTGAACGAATTCAAAATTCTAAGATTAAGGAACTGATTGTAACAAATTCAATTGCACTTCCTGAAGAAAAGAAAATTGAAAAGCTAAAGCAGCTCTCCGTTGCACCGCTTATTGGTGAAGCAATCATTCGAGTGCATGAAGAACAATCTGTTAGTACATTATTTGATTAG